The genomic segment AAACTGCCGTGGAAATGATTGTGAGAAACGTTGACTTGCACGAGTGACTCAACTTGGCCGAGATTCCGAGGGATTTCGCCCGATAATTGGTTGTCCGATAAATCGAGAAAACCAAGAACTGGCATTTCGGTGATACTAGCTGGAATTTCACCGATTAGCTGGTTGTGACTGAGGTCTAAGCTCACCATTCTTTCACAGAGAGCCAATTCTCCGGGTATTTGACCGGAGAGTTTGTTGTAGCTCAAATCCAATTGCATTAGCCTCGAAAAGTTTTCAAAACTCGTCGGAATTTCTCCTGATAAGTGATTATCCGATAAGACTAAGTTCTCGAGCTTTTCGCTCCCGAATGATTCCGGAAATTTCCCAAAGAATTGGTTTCTGGCCAGATTCAGCATTTGAAGTGAAGGCATATTCCATTCCAGGGAGTCAATTCTGCCGGAGATATTGTTGCCGGAGATATCCAAGAAGTAGACCAAGGGAAATTTTGCAAGCTCAGGCGATAACTCGCCGGAGAGAAGATTGTTCTGGAGACGAACTCGTCGTAAGCTTTTGCACTGAGTCAAACGCTTAGGAATAATTCCCTGGAAAGAATTAGAAAAGAGAATGAGCTTGAAAAGCCTGCCAGAATCGCATAACCCGTCTGGTATTCTCCCTGACAGACGATTAGTCGATAGGTCCAAAACTGTGAGATTGTTTCGTTTTCCGAGGTCTCGTGGGATCTCCCCCGATAACTCGTTAGACCATAACTGAAGCACTTGAAGCCGAGGCAGCGAAGCCAAACCGGACGGAACCGTACCGGTAAGTTTGTTAGAGAAAAGATGAAGAATCTCCAAGTCCCGTAATTGACTGACTGCCTCGGGAATCTCTCTCTCGAGAAAATTATCACTGAGGTCAAGCGAAACCAACCTTCGGAGCTCAAAAACAGAACGAGGGATTGGTCCGGTGAGCTTGTTCTGGTACAGGAAAAGGTACCGTAATTGGGTTAGGTTCCCGATCGAGTACGGTATTGTTCCTGTCAGATTATTATACACAAGATCAAGATGATACAGATTTTTCAGGTCCCCAATTTGTGAAGGAATTTCGCCACTGAGGTTGTTGTAACCCAAGTAAATCAACTTCAAGGTTTTCATCAAGTTTTGTGGTATCTCACCACTCAATTGGTTCGAAGCCAGAGTAAGGTACTGTAACCCAGAAATATTTGAAAGAGATTTCGGGATTGCTCCAACTAAGACGTTACCACCGAGATCGAGATATGTTAGGCGGTAGAAGGAGCCAATGTCCTCAGGGATCGTCCCCTTAAGCATGTTGTTTGAGAGGTCAAGTGTCTCCAGGGTCGAAATTGCTCCACTCGGGATCGGTCCAGTGAAATTGTTGCTGCTCAAGTTGAGGTACCGAAGCATATTGGAGCCACCAAAGAGGTCTTCTGGGAGCTCGCCCCTAAGCTGGTTCCCCGAAAGGTCTACCGTTTCGATAGCGGGTAACCGAAATATCGTTGCCGAGAGTTTGCCCGTGAAGTTCTTTCCAGTGAGGTCGATTGAGTTGACTCGGGAGGAGTTGTTGCATGTGAGACCTTGCCACTGACAAACGTTGTTGGCtgctgatgatgatgatgaggacCAGTCGGATAGGTGGTTAAAGGGGTCGTTGATGGAAGCTTTAAACGACAGTAAAAGATCGAGTTCATCATCGCCATGCAGAGCGGAGATACTAGTGGAGAACAAGATCAACGACATGAATATGAACAGTGTTGGATGTGTCGTTTGAGCTGATGATCTATTGCTTTCCATGatcatttttcttctttctattctTTTTCTTCCAAATTCTTGCTGTCTAAACTCACTGCAGTtaggaaaaaataaaataaaaagaaaactaacACTATTAATAATCACAACGTAAAACAAATTACAAGTaagaattttattttttcatgAAATATTAAGAACAAAGAAATACACTCACCCCGTTTATAATTACATAAAATAGGTGAATTTAACTAAAAACATTAACAATGATAACCCTGCgaaaaaggagaaaaaaaataGTGGATATAAAAAGCACAAGAGTATATAATTCAATGAATTAATTAATAACGAAATCATAATTGTTGAAAAAGTTTAGGTAAAATGTCTAAAACATACCTAAATATCATAATTAAGAGGAAAAGATAAGGGGATATGGTGAGAGAGGAGAGTTTTGGAAGTAGGCTATTGGAATGGTACTGAAGGTTTGAGTTTGAGTGTTTAAATAGGGTAGATATATAGAGAGGAAATAAAAGGGTTTAGGAGAAGTGGGTAGAGAATTTGAACATAATTACGAAAATGCACCTTCAGGACACAATATAATCTTGTTTGAATACAAACGGCTGAAAGGGATACAGGGAcagttgttgaaaaaaaaaaaaaaa from the Humulus lupulus chromosome X, drHumLupu1.1, whole genome shotgun sequence genome contains:
- the LOC133803566 gene encoding leucine-rich repeat receptor-like serine/threonine-protein kinase SKM1 isoform X1, encoding MIFSEFRQQEFGRKRIERRKMIMESNRSSAQTTHPTLFIFMSLILFSTSISALHGDDELDLLLSFKASINDPFNHLSDWSSSSSSAANNVCQWQGLTCNNSSRVNSIDLTGKNFTGKLSATIFRLPAIETVDLSGNQLRGELPEDLFGGSNMLRYLNLSSNNFTGPIPSGAISTLETLDLSNNMLKGTIPEDIGSFYRLTYLDLGGNVLVGAIPKSLSNISGLQYLTLASNQLSGEIPQNLMKTLKLIYLGYNNLSGEIPSQIGDLKNLYHLDLVYNNLTGTIPYSIGNLTQLRYLFLYQNKLTGPIPRSVFELRRLVSLDLSDNFLEREIPEAVSQLRDLEILHLFSNKLTGTVPSGLASLPRLQVLQLWSNELSGEIPRDLGKRNNLTVLDLSTNRLSGRIPDGLCDSGRLFKLILFSNSFQGIIPKRLTQCKSLRRVRLQNNLLSGELSPELAKFPLVYFLDISGNNISGRIDSLEWNMPSLQMLNLARNQFFGKFPESFGSEKLENLVLSDNHLSGEIPTSFENFSRLMQLDLSYNKLSGQIPGELALCERMVSLDLSHNQLIGEIPASITEMPVLGFLDLSDNQLSGEIPRNLGQVESLVQVNVSHNHFHGSLPPTGAFLAINASSVDGNELCGGEIVTSGLLPCEKSIKKHFTWRLFLTCFFISLTALAIVISVVFVLVIIHRKRKDLELKRVENDDGSVWEVQFFDSNIAKSVTLNDVVSSAKRGNNVLNSLGRRRGITYKGKSSINSTEFVVKEVNDINYSVIGSNFWLDVKGFGKIRHPNVIKLMGVCRSSQKAGGYVVYEYCEGKLVSEVLRSLSWERRRKIAIGVAQALRFLHCYCSPNVVVGHVSPDEIVVDNNDEPRLSLNLPGLLLCSSNSKGFTSSAYVAPEASKGVVTEKSDVYGFGLVLIELLTGKSPADTEFGVHETFVEWARYCYSDCHLDTWIDPLIGGHVSTHQNQIVETMNLALHCTAYDPTARPCANDLYKTLDTVVRTGSCVSGLKVLSSLLY
- the LOC133803566 gene encoding leucine-rich repeat receptor-like serine/threonine-protein kinase SKM1 isoform X2; this translates as MIMESNRSSAQTTHPTLFIFMSLILFSTSISALHGDDELDLLLSFKASINDPFNHLSDWSSSSSSAANNVCQWQGLTCNNSSRVNSIDLTGKNFTGKLSATIFRLPAIETVDLSGNQLRGELPEDLFGGSNMLRYLNLSSNNFTGPIPSGAISTLETLDLSNNMLKGTIPEDIGSFYRLTYLDLGGNVLVGAIPKSLSNISGLQYLTLASNQLSGEIPQNLMKTLKLIYLGYNNLSGEIPSQIGDLKNLYHLDLVYNNLTGTIPYSIGNLTQLRYLFLYQNKLTGPIPRSVFELRRLVSLDLSDNFLEREIPEAVSQLRDLEILHLFSNKLTGTVPSGLASLPRLQVLQLWSNELSGEIPRDLGKRNNLTVLDLSTNRLSGRIPDGLCDSGRLFKLILFSNSFQGIIPKRLTQCKSLRRVRLQNNLLSGELSPELAKFPLVYFLDISGNNISGRIDSLEWNMPSLQMLNLARNQFFGKFPESFGSEKLENLVLSDNHLSGEIPTSFENFSRLMQLDLSYNKLSGQIPGELALCERMVSLDLSHNQLIGEIPASITEMPVLGFLDLSDNQLSGEIPRNLGQVESLVQVNVSHNHFHGSLPPTGAFLAINASSVDGNELCGGEIVTSGLLPCEKSIKKHFTWRLFLTCFFISLTALAIVISVVFVLVIIHRKRKDLELKRVENDDGSVWEVQFFDSNIAKSVTLNDVVSSAKRGNNVLNSLGRRRGITYKGKSSINSTEFVVKEVNDINYSVIGSNFWLDVKGFGKIRHPNVIKLMGVCRSSQKAGGYVVYEYCEGKLVSEVLRSLSWERRRKIAIGVAQALRFLHCYCSPNVVVGHVSPDEIVVDNNDEPRLSLNLPGLLLCSSNSKGFTSSAYVAPEASKGVVTEKSDVYGFGLVLIELLTGKSPADTEFGVHETFVEWARYCYSDCHLDTWIDPLIGGHVSTHQNQIVETMNLALHCTAYDPTARPCANDLYKTLDTVVRTGSCVSGLKVLSSLLY